From Leptospiraceae bacterium, a single genomic window includes:
- a CDS encoding PD-(D/E)XK nuclease family transposase: MTGLKSSVIDVKVKDQAGTTYIVEMQLSEVSGFDKRVQYYVSKSMH, translated from the coding sequence ATTACAGGACTTAAATCTTCTGTTATTGATGTAAAAGTAAAAGACCAAGCTGGAACAACTTATATAGTTGAGATGCAGTTAAGCGAAGTTTCGGGCTTTGATAAAAGAGTTCAATATTATGTTTCAAAGAGTATGCATCA